The Zhihengliuella sp. ISTPL4 genomic interval TCGAGGCGAGGAACAGGATCGACGACACGAGCGAGACGACGATGTAGACCGCGCCGGTGCGGATGCGGGACTCGGTGCTGCCGAGGGTGATGAGCACGTACGACGCCACCAGCAGGATCTCGAATCCGACATACAGGTTGAACAGGTCGCCCGCGATGAAGGCGTTGAAGATACCGGCGGCCAGGATCAGGTACGAGGGGTTGAAGATCGAGATGGGGGTCTCGTCCGCGCCGTCCGCGACGCCCTGGCCGATGGAGAAGAGGAGGACCGCGAGCAGCACGATGCTGGAGACGAGCACCAGCAGGGCGGCGAGGCGATCGACGTACAGGACGATTCCGAACGGCACCGGCCACCCGCCCACCGACACCGCGAGGGGGGAGCCGGCGTCGACGACCACGAGCAGCACCGCGGCGATGACGGACACGACCGCGAGAGTGGCCACGGTGACGAACGCCTGCAGGCGTGCGTTGCGACCGAAGACGAGGGTGATCGCGGCGCCGAGGAGCGGCAGGGCGACGAGGAGCGGGACGAGCGTGGTCATGGCCTGCCCTCCCCGTCTGTCGTGTCGTCGTCCCGGTCCGCGGCGTTGTCCGCTCCGTCGGGTTCGGGCTCCGTCTCGGGCACGTACGGTGCGTCATACGGGGCGTCGTCATGGATCGCCGGGTTGTCGCGCATGTGCAGGACGGTGATGGGCGCGGTCTGCACCCCCACGAAGTCGGTCGTGGCGTCGTCGTCGTCCGTCTCGGACTCGTCGTCCATGAGGTCTTCGTCGGCGTCGGTGCGCTCGCGCAGGGCGATGTCGGCCTCGTCGTCCTCGACCGTGTCCGCCTGACCGAGCTGCCAGGACCGGTAGATGAGCGCGAGCAGGAACGCGGAGACCGCGAACGTGATGACGATCGCGGTGAGCGTGAGCGCCTGCGGCAGCGGGTCGCTCAGGTCGCCCTCGGTGCCGAAGAACGGGGCATTGCCCGGAACACCCATCACAATGAGCAGCAGCAGGTTCGTGGCGTTGCCGAGCAGCAGGAACCCGATGAGGACGCGGGTGAGGCTGCGCTCCAGCATCGCGTACACGCCGCACGCGAAGAGCACGGCCATGATGGCGATGAGAGCGAGCGAGACGTCCATCAGCCGTTCCCCCCTGACCGCGAGGAGAAGTCGACGGCGACGCCCGCCCCGGTGCGCTGTGCCGCCTGCCGGTCCACTTCCGCGCCGAGGCTGCGGAGCACGTCGAGGACGAGCCCGATCACCACGAGATAGACGCCGATGTCGAAGATCGTCGAGGTGACGAACTCCATGTGCCCGATGCCGGGGATCTCCCACTCCCAGAAGGTGCTGGTGAGCGGTGCCATGCCGAAGAACAGCGGGACCACGGCGGTGCCCACCGCGAGGATGAGTCCCGCGCCGAGCAGGCGTCCGGCATCGGTGGGGGCGGCGGCGCCGAGCTCCCAGCGCCCTCCCGCGATGTAGCGCATCACGAGGGCCATGCCCGCGACGAGCCCGCCGGCGAAGCCGCCGCCGGGGAGGTTGTGCCCGGCGAAGAGCAGGAAGATCGACACGACGATGATCGTGTGGAACAGGATGCGGACGATCACCTCGAGCAGGATCGACCGGTTCTCCGGCTTCATCTTCTGTCCGCCGACGAGCCAGGCGCGCGGGGCGGAGCGGTTCTCGGCGGTCTGGAACCGCACGCCGTCCGTCGTCTCCACGAGGGGCCGGCTGCGCGCGGACCTGCGCACGGAGCGCGGCAGGGTCTTCGTGGCCGCGAGCAGGTCGGCGCGGTGCGTGACGAAGACGAGCGAGGCCACACCCGTCGCGGCGAGCACGAGCACGGACAGCTCACCCATCGTGTCCCAGCCGCGGAGGTCGACCAGCGCCACGTTCACGACGTTCTTGCCGTGGCCGATCTCGTAGGCGATCTCCGGGAAGATCGCCGAGATCGGGTCGGCCACGCGGGATTGGGTCGCGACGACGGCCACGAAGGCCATCGTCAGACCGACGCCGATACCGAGGAGGGCTCGCGGGATGCGGCTGACGGAGGCGTTGTGCTCGCCCATGCGCGCCGGCAGTCGGCGCAGCACCAGGGCGAAGGTCACCATGGTCACCGTCTCCACGAGGATCTGGGTGAGAGCGAGATCCGGCGCGCCGCTGGTGGCGAAGAGGACGACCATGCCCAGGCCGGTGACGGAGGCGAGCACGACGCCGGTATAGCGCTTGCGGGCCCGCACCGCGACGACGCCCGCGACCGCCATGATCGGAGCCACGGCGAGTTGAGCCGGCGTGTGCCAGAGCGAGAGCTGATAGCGGTCGATGTCGCTCGCCACGAGCGCGGTGACCTCGGCGGCGACGAAGACGACGAAGATCGTCCCCACGTAGACGGGGAGCGAACCGCGCTGGGTGAGCGTCGTGCTCAGCACCGACAGCCGGTCGATGCCGCGCATCACCACGTAGTAGGCGTCGGCGGCCGTGAAGGGCAGCAGGCGCGGGCGCCGGTCCCACCCGGTCCGGCGCGTGAGCAGGAAGAGCCCGATGCCGAGCAGGATCGACAGGATCGAGATGCCGAGAGCGGGCTCGAGGCCGTGCCAGAGCGCGAGGTGCCCTGGGCCCTCGACGGCCGCGCCCTCGTGGTCGAGTCCGGGCGTGGCGGTCAGCGCATAGGGCTGCAGGGCGACATCGAGCGCGGGGGCGCCGATCCCGGCGGCGAGCGTCACTCCGGCCAGGATGATCGGCGCGGACAGGAAGCCCACGGGCGGGTCGGGCCAGACCGTATCGGGCTGCCGCTGTCCGTCGGCGTCGCGCTTGGTCCAGAACGCGCCCCAGAGGAAGCGGACACCATATGCCGCGGTGAGCATGGATCCGAGCGCGACGCCGATCAGGGCGACCAGACCCCATACGGAGCCACCCAGGGCGTCGTCCAGCAGTGCCGTGAGCGTCGACTCCTTCGCCACGAATCCGATGGTCGGAGCGACCCCGGCCATCGATGCCACAGCGATGAAAGCGGCCGTGGCCATGACCGGCGCCTGCCGGCCGACGCCGGAGAGCTCGGTCACGTCACGGGTGGAGAGCTGGCGGTCGATGACGCCGACGATGAGGAACAGCGCCGACTTGAACAGCGCGTGCCCGATCACCAGCGCGATGCCGGCGAGGGCGGCCGCCTGGGTCCCGTAGCCGACGACGACCGCGAAGAAGCCGAGCTGGCTCACCGTGCCGAACGCGAGCACGCGCTTGAGGTCGGTCTCCCGCAGCGCCTGGATGCCACCGAGGAGCATCGTGAGGATGCCGAGCGTGAGCACGATCGGCCGCCACGTCGGGCTGAACGCGAAGATGGGCGCGAACCGCGCGATGAGGTAGATGCCGGCCTTCACCATCGCCGCCGCGTGCAGGTAGGCGCTGACCGGGGTCGGCGCCGCCATGGCGCCGGGGAGCCAGAAGTGGAAGGGGAACAGCGCCGACTTGCTGATGGCGCCGACCAGCAGCATGACGATCGCGGCATCGACGATCGGACCGGTCGGCGCGATCGCGAGGATCTCCCGGATGCTCGACGTCCCCGCGTCGACGACGAGGAGCACGACGCCGACGAACATGACGAGTCCGCCGAGCGTCGTCACGAGGAGGGCCTGCAGCGCGGCGCGACGGCTGGCGGCGCGGCGCCGGTAGTGGCCGATGAGGAGGTAGGAGAGGATGCTCGTGGCCTCCCAGAACATCACGAGCATCACGAGGTCGTCGGTGAGGACGAGGCCGTACATCGCGCCGGCGAAGGCGAGGAGCACGCCGGCGAACTGCCCGATTCCCGCCGCCTCGTCGTGGAAATACCAGCGACAGTAGAGCAGCACGAGGGCACCGACGCCCGTGACGATCAGCGTGAGCACCCAGCCGAGGACGTCCATGTTCATCGACAGGTTCAGCCCGAGCTGCGGGATCCACGGCACGGAGACGAAAGGCACCGGGCCGTCGAGAACCTGGGGCGTCAGCACAAGGGCGTGCACGAAGGCGGCCGCCGGGACGAGGGCGGCGACGGCGAAAGCCTGAGCTCCCAACCAGCGCACCAGAACGGGCATCAAGAGCGACCCGAGGAGGAACACTGCGAGGAGCATCAGCATATACGCGGCTCCTCGGGGGCTCGTCGGCCTTGCGGCTCAGGCGGGCGGTGTCCGACCAGTTTACCGGGCCGCGACGCCTCTCGGCTCCGCGACCTTCGAGATCGCGTGCCAGAGTGGTCGCATGCAGCGGGTCTGGGGGCGCGAGCTGGCGGGGTGGGCGGCCGCCCTGGCACTCGCGCTCATCGCCCTCGGGAGCCTTGCGGCTTCGCCCCGGTCGGCCCTCGTGTTCGACGACGGGGACTCGCTGATCGTGGCTCTCGTCGCGCGCTCTCTCCTCGACGGGGGCGGGGGCGACTGGGCGATGTCCAGCGTCCTCTTCCTTCCGGAGATCGCGGTTTTCACGGCCCTCGACGCCGTGCTGCCCCTCGACGTGGACGGCGTGCTGGTGGTCAACGCGGTGGTGAACGTGCTCGCGCTGTACGGGGTGATCCGACTCGCCGCCGGGCGGCGCGTCGAGGGTCGAGCTCCGGTCGCCTGGTCGGTCGCGGCGCTCGCACTGTTCTGCGTCCTCGTCGTCACGGAGGCCTCCCCGTCTCGCGACGCGCTCGAACTCGCATCGCTGATGCTGACGACCACGTACTACTCCGCCACCGTCGTCGGTGTGCTCCTCGCCGTCGGCCTGTGCCGGCGGCTCCTCGATCGCGCCTCCGGGGGCGCGGCGCTGCGGGTCGCCCTCGCGGTCGTCGCTGCCCTCTCGACGCTGAGCAACCCGCTGTTCGCCGCGTGGGGGGCGGTCCCCCTCGCGCTGCTCCTCGGCGGTATCGCTCTCCGGGCGCCGACCGTCCGTCGCCGGAGCGTCCTGCTGGTCGCGGCTCTGGCGGGCGGCAGTCTCGGGGGCTTCGTCGCACGCATTCCGTTCGCGGCATGGATCGCGAACTCCGGTGCCGGCTATGTGCATCCCGCGGAGTGGGCGCACTCCGCCGCGTACTACACCGGTCTCGCGGCGGACCGGCTGTCCACCGTCGGCGGGGTGCTCGGCGCGATCGTCGTGCTGGGCCTGATGGTGCTCGCGGTGATCCTGACGAC includes:
- a CDS encoding Na(+)/H(+) antiporter subunit C — protein: MDVSLALIAIMAVLFACGVYAMLERSLTRVLIGFLLLGNATNLLLLIVMGVPGNAPFFGTEGDLSDPLPQALTLTAIVITFAVSAFLLALIYRSWQLGQADTVEDDEADIALRERTDADEDLMDDESETDDDDATTDFVGVQTAPITVLHMRDNPAIHDDAPYDAPYVPETEPEPDGADNAADRDDDTTDGEGRP
- a CDS encoding Na+/H+ antiporter subunit A, with product MLMLLAVFLLGSLLMPVLVRWLGAQAFAVAALVPAAAFVHALVLTPQVLDGPVPFVSVPWIPQLGLNLSMNMDVLGWVLTLIVTGVGALVLLYCRWYFHDEAAGIGQFAGVLLAFAGAMYGLVLTDDLVMLVMFWEATSILSYLLIGHYRRRAASRRAALQALLVTTLGGLVMFVGVVLLVVDAGTSSIREILAIAPTGPIVDAAIVMLLVGAISKSALFPFHFWLPGAMAAPTPVSAYLHAAAMVKAGIYLIARFAPIFAFSPTWRPIVLTLGILTMLLGGIQALRETDLKRVLAFGTVSQLGFFAVVVGYGTQAAALAGIALVIGHALFKSALFLIVGVIDRQLSTRDVTELSGVGRQAPVMATAAFIAVASMAGVAPTIGFVAKESTLTALLDDALGGSVWGLVALIGVALGSMLTAAYGVRFLWGAFWTKRDADGQRQPDTVWPDPPVGFLSAPIILAGVTLAAGIGAPALDVALQPYALTATPGLDHEGAAVEGPGHLALWHGLEPALGISILSILLGIGLFLLTRRTGWDRRPRLLPFTAADAYYVVMRGIDRLSVLSTTLTQRGSLPVYVGTIFVVFVAAEVTALVASDIDRYQLSLWHTPAQLAVAPIMAVAGVVAVRARKRYTGVVLASVTGLGMVVLFATSGAPDLALTQILVETVTMVTFALVLRRLPARMGEHNASVSRIPRALLGIGVGLTMAFVAVVATQSRVADPISAIFPEIAYEIGHGKNVVNVALVDLRGWDTMGELSVLVLAATGVASLVFVTHRADLLAATKTLPRSVRRSARSRPLVETTDGVRFQTAENRSAPRAWLVGGQKMKPENRSILLEVIVRILFHTIIVVSIFLLFAGHNLPGGGFAGGLVAGMALVMRYIAGGRWELGAAAPTDAGRLLGAGLILAVGTAVVPLFFGMAPLTSTFWEWEIPGIGHMEFVTSTIFDIGVYLVVIGLVLDVLRSLGAEVDRQAAQRTGAGVAVDFSSRSGGNG